The following proteins are encoded in a genomic region of Microbacterium sp. NC79:
- a CDS encoding response regulator transcription factor translates to MTPLRIVIVDDHSIFRSGLRADLDDTVDVVGEAADVPSAVAMISETKPDVVLLDVHLPGADGEFGSGGEAVLREALPLAPDTRYLALSVSDAAEDVVRVIRAGARGYITKGASGAEVSAGVRAVAAGDAVFSPRLAGFVLDAFGAVTGEIAAQPDELDRLSAREQEVMRLIARGYSYKEVAADLFISVKTVETHVSAVLRKLQLSSRHELTAWASARRLL, encoded by the coding sequence ATGACGCCACTGCGCATTGTCATCGTTGATGACCACTCGATTTTCCGGTCAGGTCTGCGCGCCGACCTCGACGACACCGTCGACGTTGTCGGCGAAGCAGCCGACGTGCCCAGCGCGGTCGCGATGATCTCGGAGACGAAGCCCGACGTCGTGCTCTTGGACGTGCACCTTCCCGGCGCAGACGGCGAATTTGGTTCCGGAGGCGAAGCCGTCTTACGAGAAGCGTTGCCACTCGCGCCCGATACCCGGTACCTGGCTCTCAGTGTCTCCGACGCCGCAGAGGACGTGGTGCGGGTGATTCGTGCTGGCGCTCGCGGATACATCACCAAGGGTGCTTCTGGCGCGGAAGTGAGTGCGGGCGTGCGTGCTGTTGCCGCCGGTGATGCCGTGTTCTCGCCCCGCCTCGCAGGTTTCGTGCTGGACGCTTTTGGCGCGGTGACCGGCGAGATTGCCGCGCAACCGGATGAGCTCGACCGGCTGTCTGCCCGCGAACAAGAAGTGATGCGGTTGATCGCCCGTGGCTACTCCTACAAGGAGGTCGCCGCCGATCTGTTCATCTCGGTAAAGACAGTTGAAACCCACGTTTCTGCCGTGCTGCGCAAGCTGCAATTGTCATCGCGACACGAGCTGACAGCATGGGCGTCAGCTCGTCGCCTGCTGTAG
- a CDS encoding PspC domain-containing protein, with the protein MTSPNIPPAPPSASSAPPSAATRPRPNVFFDWIREADIVRTRGWIGGVAVGIANRTGIDAALIRGILVVITLLGFPAILLYAILWLLLPDEHDSIPLQEIFRGRFQPQLIGILATFFFAMVPFSSLVTRAWQALTQPAMMVAVDNGDGGITYYSTYSDYAFNGAMSLLVPMAAVAVALIGAITVIVIARHRRAAHADAAAAALVPEPTGAVTPDANVPEWAADTAVLADEPGQVADERGPASSDEFALWREQHAQTQKDRDAFLVAQQTDDSAAERARVEKAAQRGDFLKQMAARRAERRASNPRASLGYNLGIVGAAGVAACVVVLARVPDGLPAAIALGAFAGALVLALGMIIAGAMRRRSGFLALATVVALVVGGGATVASKPTSLVWDGAGVFAGEMPTVNQPFGWLQVYANAYQENREPLTITKGDGYTMIFVDAGVNLKFEGTIGNDGSVRVIADSMTGDAQVQDVAPYSSGDVNSFAVDIRTYRSDAASTTQKITLDQASGWVEIIVQPDWTVDGDTADAVAPDIIIKK; encoded by the coding sequence ATGACATCGCCGAACATTCCGCCAGCGCCGCCATCGGCATCCAGCGCGCCGCCGTCGGCGGCGACCCGGCCGCGCCCCAACGTGTTCTTTGATTGGATTCGCGAGGCGGACATTGTGCGCACTCGCGGTTGGATTGGCGGCGTTGCCGTCGGCATCGCGAATCGCACGGGCATCGACGCCGCCCTCATCCGCGGCATTCTCGTGGTGATCACCCTCCTCGGGTTTCCCGCCATTCTGCTCTACGCAATCCTGTGGCTCCTGCTTCCAGACGAGCACGACTCGATCCCTCTGCAAGAGATCTTTCGGGGGCGCTTCCAGCCGCAGTTGATCGGAATCCTTGCCACCTTCTTCTTTGCGATGGTTCCGTTCTCTTCACTCGTTACTCGCGCATGGCAAGCACTCACCCAGCCAGCGATGATGGTGGCCGTCGATAACGGGGATGGCGGAATCACGTACTATTCGACCTATTCCGATTACGCCTTCAACGGTGCGATGTCGCTGCTGGTTCCGATGGCTGCCGTTGCCGTCGCGCTCATCGGGGCGATCACGGTGATTGTTATTGCTCGGCACCGCCGCGCAGCGCACGCAGATGCAGCGGCTGCCGCCCTGGTTCCGGAACCAACGGGTGCGGTTACACCGGACGCCAACGTGCCGGAGTGGGCGGCGGATACCGCCGTGCTTGCTGATGAACCGGGGCAAGTCGCAGACGAACGCGGGCCCGCCTCATCTGATGAGTTTGCGCTGTGGCGAGAGCAGCACGCGCAGACCCAAAAGGATCGCGATGCATTCTTGGTCGCGCAGCAAACCGATGATTCGGCGGCCGAGCGTGCCCGCGTCGAAAAGGCCGCACAGCGTGGTGACTTCTTGAAGCAGATGGCTGCACGCCGAGCGGAACGACGGGCATCGAACCCGCGCGCAAGCCTCGGCTATAACCTCGGTATCGTCGGCGCGGCCGGTGTCGCCGCGTGCGTCGTCGTGCTGGCGCGCGTTCCTGACGGACTACCTGCGGCTATTGCTCTCGGCGCTTTCGCCGGTGCGCTGGTGCTGGCACTCGGCATGATCATTGCCGGAGCGATGCGTCGCCGCAGCGGTTTCTTGGCGTTGGCCACGGTTGTCGCGCTCGTCGTGGGTGGTGGCGCCACTGTCGCGTCGAAACCGACGAGCCTGGTGTGGGACGGCGCGGGTGTCTTCGCGGGCGAAATGCCGACGGTCAATCAGCCGTTCGGCTGGCTCCAGGTGTACGCCAACGCGTACCAAGAAAACCGTGAACCCCTCACGATCACGAAGGGCGATGGCTACACAATGATTTTTGTTGATGCCGGCGTCAATCTGAAGTTCGAAGGCACCATCGGCAACGACGGGAGCGTGCGTGTTATCGCCGATTCGATGACGGGCGATGCCCAGGTTCAAGATGTCGCCCCCTACTCCTCTGGCGACGTGAACTCGTTCGCGGTCGACATCCGCACCTATCGCAGCGATGCCGCGTCGACGACCCAGAAGATCACGCTCGATCAGGCCAGCGGGTGGGTCGAAATCATTGTGCAGCCCGATTGGACCGTCGACGGCGACACCGCCGACGCCGTCGCCCCCGACATCATTATCAAGAAGTGA
- a CDS encoding MerR family transcriptional regulator, with amino-acid sequence MQISALSAATGVSIATIKFYLREGVLPRGTAVSTKRAEYSDEHVKRIRLITALTDVRSLPMARVKEILGLVDAPLPDPSESLSRAISALPPYIPDSADGDYPLARDALAALDYIYDTRSAAVKQLNSAIQAVKDADLFWEAEDIAFYGTIAMTMAQRELQPMARMSPKDIIGFAVMGTAMYEPIILALRRLAHQTLSIRAMQQRGAAGMPPEPGLQGTPAARLTEPPVAHTTQAPVLPDEDSRRA; translated from the coding sequence ATGCAAATCTCAGCCCTCTCCGCTGCCACCGGTGTGTCGATCGCCACAATCAAGTTCTATCTCCGCGAGGGCGTCCTTCCCCGCGGCACCGCCGTCAGCACGAAGCGCGCGGAATACTCAGACGAACACGTCAAGCGCATCCGACTGATCACGGCACTCACCGATGTGCGTTCGCTGCCGATGGCGAGAGTGAAGGAAATACTTGGCCTGGTGGATGCGCCACTGCCTGATCCATCCGAATCGCTCAGCCGCGCGATCAGCGCGCTGCCGCCGTACATCCCCGATTCCGCCGACGGCGATTACCCGCTCGCCCGCGATGCGCTGGCCGCGCTCGACTACATTTACGACACCCGCTCGGCTGCGGTCAAGCAGCTCAACAGCGCAATCCAAGCCGTGAAGGATGCCGACCTGTTTTGGGAGGCAGAAGACATCGCGTTCTACGGCACCATTGCGATGACCATGGCGCAGCGTGAATTGCAACCCATGGCACGCATGAGCCCGAAAGACATTATTGGCTTCGCCGTGATGGGCACGGCCATGTATGAGCCGATTATCCTGGCGCTTCGCCGCCTCGCCCACCAGACGCTCAGCATCCGCGCCATGCAACAGCGTGGCGCGGCGGGGATGCCACCAGAGCCTGGTCTTCAGGGAACACCCGCTGCGCGGCTCACGGAACCGCCGGTTGCGCACACCACGCAAGCACCGGTTCTGCCTGATGAAGACAGTCGTCGAGCCTAG
- a CDS encoding ATP-binding protein, translating into MSLPSARARPALRRPRACVATGVSAGLARHLGWSVTAVRLVFALTALIAGAGVLLYLWLWIFVPLDSEPHDTTPTRSAPVAWISVGVAGAALILSGWTIVWGTVGYSFAGAPEWVTASAVAQVACVVAGLWAGFLDVHDPARGPRHVLAVRASATGILLVVIVMYGFDFAARGSSVLVFIAAICAVIALAAVYAPALVLSLRGATQERIRRIREEQRSEMAAHLHDSVLQTLALIQNRAGASSEAARLARAQERELRSWLYDGDDPADSDLPTDLRDYAAALELDYPVVIDVVAAGESTERASGEVAAAAREAILNAARHAPGPISVYIEGSERAVDVFVRDRGAGFDLTAVPSDRLGVRQSIIGRMRRAGGDARILRRESGTEIHLTLDYARAALRSQEKS; encoded by the coding sequence ATGAGCTTGCCGTCCGCCCGTGCGCGCCCCGCCCTGCGGCGTCCACGTGCGTGCGTGGCGACGGGGGTGTCTGCGGGACTGGCCCGGCACTTGGGCTGGAGCGTCACCGCCGTACGATTGGTGTTTGCGCTGACCGCGCTGATTGCGGGTGCCGGTGTGCTGCTGTATCTGTGGCTGTGGATCTTCGTGCCGCTCGATAGCGAACCGCATGACACGACACCGACGCGATCCGCTCCGGTGGCGTGGATCAGCGTGGGTGTTGCCGGCGCCGCACTCATCCTTTCCGGCTGGACAATCGTGTGGGGAACCGTCGGATACTCCTTCGCCGGCGCACCGGAGTGGGTCACAGCGAGTGCCGTCGCTCAGGTGGCATGCGTTGTCGCGGGGCTGTGGGCCGGATTCCTTGACGTGCATGACCCCGCACGCGGTCCCCGCCACGTTCTCGCCGTCCGGGCTAGCGCCACCGGAATCTTGCTCGTCGTCATCGTGATGTACGGGTTCGACTTCGCCGCGCGCGGCTCGTCCGTTCTGGTGTTCATTGCCGCCATCTGTGCGGTGATCGCGCTCGCGGCGGTATACGCCCCGGCACTCGTGCTGTCGCTGCGCGGTGCCACCCAGGAGCGCATCCGTCGAATTCGTGAAGAACAGCGCAGCGAAATGGCCGCGCACCTGCACGACTCCGTGCTGCAAACGCTCGCCCTCATTCAAAACCGGGCTGGCGCCTCAAGCGAGGCCGCGCGACTCGCCCGCGCGCAGGAACGTGAGCTCAGGAGCTGGCTCTACGACGGTGATGACCCGGCCGACAGTGACCTCCCCACCGACCTGCGCGACTACGCGGCCGCGCTCGAACTGGACTACCCGGTCGTCATTGACGTGGTCGCGGCTGGGGAGTCGACGGAGCGGGCCAGCGGGGAAGTGGCCGCGGCCGCCCGTGAAGCCATCTTGAACGCCGCCCGTCACGCACCCGGCCCGATCTCGGTGTACATCGAAGGCAGCGAACGTGCCGTCGATGTGTTCGTGCGCGACCGGGGCGCAGGGTTTGATCTCACTGCTGTGCCAAGTGACCGCCTCGGTGTGCGGCAATCCATCATCGGCCGCATGCGCCGAGCCGGGGGAGATGCTCGCATCCTGCGCCGCGAATCCGGCACCGAAATCCACCTCACGCTCGACTACGCGCGGGCTGCCCTTCGAAGCCAGGAGAAGTCATGA
- a CDS encoding ATP-dependent helicase, with product MTESVQPIIVGRSAEPSAAGDPLLDGLNAPQAEAVTYRGQALLIVAGAGSGKTRVLTHRIASLLRSREAWPSQILAITFTNKAAAEMRERVGHIVGDVSKGMWISTFHSACVRILRREAQQFGFTSSFTIYDSGDSRALLKRLVKEHEADAYGLTPASVQGRISKLKNELEDADSFARSANMNDPVERKFADVFRDYQRALQKANAFDFDDLIGQTVYLFRAFPHVADVYRRRFRHILVDEYQDTNHAQYSLIRELTKPVVGSAAEPYSAGGMMIFEADQAPELEGASLTVVGDSDQSIYAFRGADIRNISEFEHDFPGAKVVLLEQNYRSTQNILGAANAVISNNFDRKEKKLWTDSGDGEKIVGFTGYSQHDEAQFVADELETLHRGGMPYSEMAVFYRTNSQSRALEEIFIRSALPYKIMGGTKFYDRAEIKDALAYLVAVVNPADDQSVRRILNRPKRGIGDVSETNIAAYAAEHNISFRDALANSEALGFGPKIQNAIAQLDAVLSEAANIMVPASGEIPPSTAVADGLQVLLQKSGYLDSLRMSKDPQDEARVENLDELVAVTREFARNNPEGTLSDFLTEVALVSDADDLDDESGVVSLMTMHTAKGLEFDAVFVTGVEEDLIPHRISAGEPGGPQEERRLFYVGVTRARKRLFLTLAMTRAQFGEVSVAMPSRFLQEIPADLIDWRQSPGDVNSRGGTQSRALNARRPGGGFGVQQLPSGRSGGFGPKTTSLEKFPNRIPSKVRDNGALELAPGDRIRHDDFGEGRVDLVTGEGAKRIAHVRFDSAGAKKLLIKIAPIEKL from the coding sequence ATGACCGAGTCTGTGCAGCCCATTATCGTCGGCCGAAGCGCCGAGCCTTCTGCGGCTGGAGATCCGCTTCTCGACGGGCTCAACGCACCGCAAGCTGAGGCCGTGACCTATCGCGGTCAGGCGTTACTCATCGTGGCAGGCGCGGGTTCCGGCAAGACACGGGTGCTGACGCACCGCATCGCCTCCCTGTTGCGCTCACGTGAGGCGTGGCCAAGCCAGATCTTGGCGATCACCTTTACGAACAAAGCGGCAGCCGAAATGCGTGAACGCGTTGGGCACATCGTGGGCGACGTGTCTAAGGGCATGTGGATTTCGACGTTCCACTCCGCGTGCGTGCGCATTCTGCGCCGCGAGGCGCAGCAGTTTGGGTTCACTTCCTCCTTCACGATCTATGACTCTGGCGACTCCCGCGCGCTGCTGAAGCGCCTCGTGAAAGAGCACGAGGCCGATGCCTACGGGCTCACTCCTGCCAGCGTGCAGGGCCGCATTTCAAAGCTCAAGAACGAACTCGAAGACGCGGACTCGTTTGCGCGCTCCGCCAACATGAACGACCCGGTCGAGCGGAAGTTTGCCGATGTGTTCCGCGATTATCAGCGCGCGTTGCAGAAGGCGAACGCCTTCGACTTTGACGACCTGATCGGTCAAACCGTCTACCTGTTCCGCGCTTTCCCGCACGTTGCTGACGTGTATCGCCGCCGGTTCCGTCACATTCTTGTCGACGAGTATCAAGACACGAACCACGCGCAGTATTCGCTTATTCGTGAGTTGACAAAGCCGGTGGTCGGCAGCGCAGCCGAGCCATATTCCGCCGGCGGAATGATGATTTTTGAGGCAGACCAGGCACCAGAGCTTGAAGGCGCTTCACTCACCGTCGTGGGTGACTCTGATCAGTCGATCTACGCATTCCGTGGCGCTGACATTCGCAATATCAGCGAGTTTGAGCATGACTTCCCTGGCGCGAAGGTGGTGCTGCTCGAGCAAAACTACCGTTCCACACAGAACATTCTGGGTGCGGCCAACGCGGTGATCAGCAACAACTTCGACCGCAAAGAGAAGAAGCTGTGGACGGACAGCGGTGACGGTGAGAAGATCGTCGGCTTCACCGGGTATTCGCAACACGATGAAGCACAGTTCGTTGCCGATGAGCTTGAGACACTGCACCGCGGCGGCATGCCGTACAGCGAAATGGCAGTGTTCTACCGCACCAATTCGCAGTCGCGTGCGCTGGAAGAGATCTTCATCCGCTCGGCGCTGCCCTACAAGATCATGGGCGGCACGAAGTTCTACGACCGCGCTGAAATCAAAGACGCACTGGCCTACCTCGTCGCGGTCGTGAACCCGGCAGATGACCAATCGGTGCGCCGCATCCTGAACAGGCCGAAGCGTGGCATCGGTGACGTCAGCGAGACGAATATTGCGGCGTACGCTGCCGAGCACAACATCTCGTTCCGTGATGCCCTCGCAAACTCTGAGGCGCTTGGCTTCGGCCCGAAGATTCAGAACGCGATCGCACAGCTCGACGCTGTGCTCTCCGAAGCGGCGAACATTATGGTTCCGGCATCGGGCGAGATTCCGCCGTCGACGGCTGTCGCGGATGGGCTGCAGGTGCTCTTGCAAAAGAGTGGATACCTCGATTCGCTGCGGATGAGCAAAGATCCGCAAGACGAGGCGCGTGTCGAAAACCTCGATGAGCTCGTTGCCGTCACCCGCGAGTTCGCGCGCAACAACCCCGAGGGCACGTTGAGTGACTTCCTCACCGAGGTTGCACTGGTGTCTGACGCTGATGACCTCGACGACGAATCCGGTGTCGTCTCGCTTATGACGATGCACACGGCGAAGGGCCTCGAGTTTGATGCCGTCTTCGTCACCGGCGTGGAAGAAGATCTCATTCCACACCGCATTTCGGCGGGGGAGCCTGGTGGTCCGCAAGAAGAACGCCGGCTGTTCTATGTCGGTGTGACGCGTGCGCGCAAGCGGCTGTTCCTCACGCTCGCCATGACGCGTGCGCAGTTCGGCGAGGTTTCGGTGGCAATGCCGAGCCGGTTCCTGCAGGAGATTCCGGCCGACCTGATCGATTGGCGTCAGTCGCCAGGGGATGTCAACTCCCGCGGCGGCACGCAATCACGCGCGCTGAACGCTCGCCGACCAGGCGGGGGCTTCGGCGTGCAACAGCTCCCATCCGGCCGTTCCGGCGGATTCGGCCCCAAGACCACCTCACTCGAGAAATTCCCGAACCGTATTCCCTCTAAAGTGCGAGACAACGGTGCGCTTGAGCTTGCTCCAGGCGATCGTATTCGCCACGACGACTTCGGTGAAGGCCGTGTCGACCTCGTGACTGGCGAAGGCGCGAAGCGTATCGCGCACGTGCGTTTCGATTCCGCTGGCGCAAAGAAGCTGTTGATTAAGATCGCGCCGATCGAGAAGCTCTAG